GGTCGATAAATATGCCTCGCAAGCATCGTCATTGGCATCATGATTTAGAATCACTGTATATCTAGGAGGGTATATCATAGTAATCACCTCAGGCCAAATCAGTTCAAAAGCATGCTCCTCGCATCCACCTCCATAAGCCACATCTATAATCAGCATGGTACTGTCATTTCTAAGGCCATTCAAGTCAAACGGATCGGAGACAGGATTGTCTGTTTGGAGCTGTGTCCAAGATTGATCAAAGCTTTGTTGATCTATATTTAATTCTTCCGTTGATAGGTTTTGAATAGGATCATTGTCTGCTGTGTCTTCTTGACAAGCACTTAAAATCAGTATCAGACAAAGGGCAATAATTGGATATAATTTCATAGCGTTCATTTATTGTTCTTTTCAAAGACACTTGTTCCAACAAATTGGTTGGACTATGCATTGATTTGATGAATAACCGAAGCATATTGTTGCCACGAAAGAATTTCTATTAAGGCATCAAGAAGGACTGACATTTTGTCGCATTTATTCTATCTTTGCGTTCTCAAAAATTAATTACAGGTGAAAGAGATTATTGGCGACATTGATATTATTGACAACACACAAGAAAGCTGTGAGGTTGTAAATATTACAAAAGATGAAAATAACGTAGGTCAGAAGAAACTTTACATAGAAAGTTATGGCTGTCAAATGAACTTCTCGGATAGTGAAATTGTATCTTCTATCTTAAAGAAGGAAGGTTATGTGACCACATCTTCTATTGAAGATGCCGATGTTACATTTCTGAATACTTGCTCAATCCGAGAGAAAGCCGAAACAACTGTAAGGAATCGCTTAAGCGAAATCAACCAATACAAAAAGAAAAATCCTGAATTGGTGATAGGCGTACTTGGCTGTATGGCTGAAAGGCTAAAGTCCAAACTTCTCGAAGAAGAGAAAATTGTCGATTTGGTTGTAGGCCCAGACGCCTACAGAGAATTACCTAACATGCTCGACGAAGTAAGTACAGGACAAAAAGCAGTCAACACTTTCCTTTCAAGAGAAGAAACTTACGATGACATCACCCCTGTCCGTTTGAATTCAAATGGAGTTACAGCCTTTATCTCAATTATGAGAGGATGTGACAATATGTGTTCTTTTTGCGTAGTACCTTTTACACGTGGTCGTGAAAGAAGTAGAGACCCATTCTCAGTAGTGAAAGAAGCACAAGATCTATTTGACAAAGGATATAGAGAAGTTACACTACTAGGACAAAATGTAGATTCTTACAAATGGTCTGCAGAGCAAAACAACAAGGCTCGTCTTGAAAAAATTGATAGCGCTGAGATTGTGAACTTTGCCAATCTTATGGAAATGGTGGCTAAAGTAAGCCCTGAGTTAAGAGTTCGATTCGCTACCTCTCACCCTAAGGACATCACCGATGACGTGCTTTATACGATGAAGAAGTACGACAACCTTTGCAAATACATCCACTTCCCAGCCCAAAGTGGAAACTCTAGAATTCTGGAAAGAATGAACCGTACCTATGATAGGGATTGGTATATCAGTAAAATCGATCGCATCAAAGAAATTCTTGGTGAAGATTGTGCGATTTCTAGCGACATGATCTCAGGATTTTGTGGGGAAACTGAAGAGGAGCACAAAGACACCTTGTCTTTAATGGAATATGTGAAATACGATTACTCTTATATGTTCTTCTACTCAGAACGTCCGGGTACCCTTGCAGAGAAAAAATACGAGGATGATATCCCAATGGACATCAAAAAAAGAAGATTAACTGAAGTAATCAATCTTCAAAGAGAGCTTTCTATTGAAAGAAACAAAAGAACAATAGGAAGAACATACAAAGTATTAATCGAAGGATTTTCTAAAAGATCTGACAAGCAACTACAAGGCAGAACTACCTGTAATCGTGTGGCAGTATTCGATGCCGGCAATCACAAAAAAGGAGAATATGTAAATGTAAAAGTGAATGATGTGACCACCGGTACATTATTAGCTTCTGTAGTTGAAAACTAAACCTAGTCCCTAGTGAAAGAATCAGAAATTCAAACCATCAAACAACGATTTGGTATTATTGGCAATTCGCAATTGCTCAATCAAGCCATCAATGTAGCGGCTCAAGTGGCACCTACAGACATGAGTGTGTTGATCACCGGAGAAAGTGGAAGTGGTAAAGAATCTTTTTCAAAAATCATTCATTCACTGAGCAAAAGAAAGCACGGTCAATTCATCGCGATCAACTGTGGAGCCATTCCTGAAGGTACCATAGACTCAGAATTGTTTGGCCATGAAAAGGGGTCATTTACAGGTGCGCATGAAGCACGTAAAGGTTATTTTGAAGTAACGGATGGAGGTACCATTTTCTTAGATGAAATTGGAGAGATGCCCATGAGTACCCAGGCCCGTCTACTTCGAGTACTAGAAAATGGAGAATTTATCAAAGTAGGTTCTTCCAAAACACAAAAGACCAACGTTCGTGTATTGGCTGCCACAAACGTCAATCTGATCACCGCTGTAGAAAACAACAAGTTCAGGGAGGATCTGTACTACAGATTAAATACGGTTCCCATCTATGTGCCTGCACTTCGCGAAAGAGGATCGGATGTGGAATTACTTTTTAGAAAATTCGCTTATGATTTTGGCGAGCAGTATCACGTAGACCCAATCAAGTTAACGGATAGTGCAAAGGAAGCCTTGATGAGATTTCGCTTCCCAGGCAACATTCGTCAACTAAAAAATCTAGCAGAGCAGATTTCAGTGTTGGAAATGAATAGAACGCTGGATGAAGACACGCTAAAAAAGTACCTACCACAAAACACCAGCAACCTACCAGCACTACTCGATCGAAAGGCTCAAGGTAATAGCTCAAGTGATGGCTTTACTGAAAGGGACATCCTATACAAAATTCTTTTCGACATGAAACAGGATATGAACGAGCTCAAAAAACTTGTTCTTCAAAATGCAGGCGATAGCTCAGATCGTGCTGAAATCATGAAAGAACATGGCAAGTTGTTTAGCAATATGGAATTGAAAGACGAACAGTTTGCTGATTTTAGTGAAGACCCAATCAATTCACCAGTGATTTTAAATCAAGATGATTATCAGGATTTTGACACTGACAAGGTGGAAGATATCGCTCATGAAACTGAACAGGACGATTCTCTTTCGATTGAGAAAAAAGAAAAAGAGCTGATAATTAGAGCATTAAGAAAAAACAGAAACAAAAGAAAGTACGCAGCGCAAGATTTAGGTATTTCTGAACGAACATTGTATAGAAAAATAAAGCATTATGAATTGGAAGACTAGTCTTTTAATATTTTCCTCGTTCGTTTTAATGAATACCTCCTGTGGTGTTTATTCATTTACTGGAGCTTCTATTTCTCCAAATGTAAAAACTATTTCGATTCAAACTTTCTACAATAATTCTCCTTTGGGACCTTCCAATATGAGTCCCCTATTCACGGAAAAAATCAAAGACTATTATTTAAGAAACACCAGCCTTACTTTGGTTGATGGAGAAGGTGATTTGCAATTGGAAGGTAGCATAGACAACTATACACTTACGCCAGTGGCGGTATCTGCCTCCGAGGACCCAAGTCAGGTTGACCTGACAAGTTTGACCAGAATCACTATCTACGTATCAGCCACCTATACCAACCTGGAAGACGATCAGTTTGATTTTGATCAGACCTTTTCGTTCTTTAAAGACTTTGATCAAAACAGAGAAGACCTTTCGGCAAATGAGGAGGAATATGTGAATGAGATCTTCGATCAAATCATTCTTGATATTTTCAACTCTTCTGTTGCCAATTGGTAAATTTTGTTATCTTTAACGCTTACGCATAACTGAGAGCCATCCTTGAATAAGCAAACATTTCTAGAGTTGATGAAAGCCCCTGAAAAGATATCAGAGGCAGATTTTGTAGAACTGGAGACCCTAGTCAAAGCAAACCCTTATTTCCAAAACGGACATAGCATGTTGGCCAACGCCAGCAGGAGACTCAAAAAACAGTCTTCTCAGAAAGAAATGGCTACTGCAGCTATTTATGCTACCAACAGAAATATTTTCAAACAATACATACTGGGCAAAATAAAATTCGAAATTACCCAGACTAAAAAAGCTGTAGCCACGAGTGCAACGGCTAGCCCTCAACCCAAAATTGACCAATCAAAAACTTCACCTAGAAAAGCGCCTACTCACAACACTGACGAAGAGCAAAGTGCACTTGTAAAAGAAATCTATGAAAATCTAGAGAAATGGAAAGCTAGTAGAGAACACTATCTAGATTATGACAAAAAGCATCCAGAAGAAATAGTAATAGAAGACCCTCATACTACTACCCCAACTGAGACGCCTATACAAGAAGCTCCTGCGGAAGAACCTCAAGCAACTGTAGATTCACCTTCTATTGAAGAATCAAAGCCGGTCGAAGACAAAACAAAAGTCGACGAAGTAGAAAAGCTCAAGAATCAGGTAGCCGAAGAAATAGAAGCTGAAGAAGAGACTATCTCTAAAGCACTATCAGAAATTACTGAAAAGAGTAAAAAACAAGAAGATACGCTCCCAGAAGCAGAGGAAGTTAAAGAAGAGCCAAAATCAGAAGAAAAGCCGAAAACCTCTCCTCCTACCATCTCATCAGATGAACTTACAGCTATAGTGGACGCCGAATCGTCTGATGATGAAAGTTCAACAACCCAAGAAAAAGAAGAAACTGTTGAGGAAATTGAACAGTCGATTGACTCTGCTCCTCCTATCAAGGAATCCGAGATCACTGAAGTTGTTAACGAAAGCATTGATATCGAAGAAGAAATTCAAGAATCAATTCCTGAGCCTGAGGTAAAAGAGCAAATTGAAGCTACAGTAGAAGAGCAGTCTATCACAGCTGAACTTGAGGAGGTTGAGACCAAATCAGAAGAAGAACCTCAAACTGTAGTTGAAGAAGAAATAGAGCTTGCAATTAGTATTGATACCACATCTGATAAGTCCACAGAGGAGACAGAAGAAGAACTCCATCAAATTGACAAAGAAATTCAAGAGCTTAAATTAACTCCTGGAAGTTCTAAGACCGGCAAGAAATTCAGACTAGGCGTACTGAAA
The sequence above is drawn from the Reichenbachiella sp. genome and encodes:
- the miaB gene encoding tRNA (N6-isopentenyl adenosine(37)-C2)-methylthiotransferase MiaB — protein: MKEIIGDIDIIDNTQESCEVVNITKDENNVGQKKLYIESYGCQMNFSDSEIVSSILKKEGYVTTSSIEDADVTFLNTCSIREKAETTVRNRLSEINQYKKKNPELVIGVLGCMAERLKSKLLEEEKIVDLVVGPDAYRELPNMLDEVSTGQKAVNTFLSREETYDDITPVRLNSNGVTAFISIMRGCDNMCSFCVVPFTRGRERSRDPFSVVKEAQDLFDKGYREVTLLGQNVDSYKWSAEQNNKARLEKIDSAEIVNFANLMEMVAKVSPELRVRFATSHPKDITDDVLYTMKKYDNLCKYIHFPAQSGNSRILERMNRTYDRDWYISKIDRIKEILGEDCAISSDMISGFCGETEEEHKDTLSLMEYVKYDYSYMFFYSERPGTLAEKKYEDDIPMDIKKRRLTEVINLQRELSIERNKRTIGRTYKVLIEGFSKRSDKQLQGRTTCNRVAVFDAGNHKKGEYVNVKVNDVTTGTLLASVVEN
- a CDS encoding sigma-54 dependent transcriptional regulator; translated protein: MKESEIQTIKQRFGIIGNSQLLNQAINVAAQVAPTDMSVLITGESGSGKESFSKIIHSLSKRKHGQFIAINCGAIPEGTIDSELFGHEKGSFTGAHEARKGYFEVTDGGTIFLDEIGEMPMSTQARLLRVLENGEFIKVGSSKTQKTNVRVLAATNVNLITAVENNKFREDLYYRLNTVPIYVPALRERGSDVELLFRKFAYDFGEQYHVDPIKLTDSAKEALMRFRFPGNIRQLKNLAEQISVLEMNRTLDEDTLKKYLPQNTSNLPALLDRKAQGNSSSDGFTERDILYKILFDMKQDMNELKKLVLQNAGDSSDRAEIMKEHGKLFSNMELKDEQFADFSEDPINSPVILNQDDYQDFDTDKVEDIAHETEQDDSLSIEKKEKELIIRALRKNRNKRKYAAQDLGISERTLYRKIKHYELED
- a CDS encoding LptE family protein encodes the protein MNWKTSLLIFSSFVLMNTSCGVYSFTGASISPNVKTISIQTFYNNSPLGPSNMSPLFTEKIKDYYLRNTSLTLVDGEGDLQLEGSIDNYTLTPVAVSASEDPSQVDLTSLTRITIYVSATYTNLEDDQFDFDQTFSFFKDFDQNREDLSANEEEYVNEIFDQIILDIFNSSVANW